One Anaerolineales bacterium DNA segment encodes these proteins:
- a CDS encoding PD40 domain-containing protein, protein MDCHSRLSPRAAGFAIVALLAAGCAAPIVVTRTVPYASGTPWATSTCKKILCTPESGETPTCDPCGGSGTLPPAGSGRSPTPTEFAGMEFTPPSLLSEQGMLAFSLRTKEYSHLWLWPMGLPNPIRITASDANDRDPAFRPDGRALAFASQKDGFWDLYVLDMESGTIQRLTNSPEYEAHPAWSPDSRQVAFERCINGRLRISILRVEDRALMWPGPDGMESFEPTWSAQARTIAFTGRTEGFTDIYLLNLDTQQILNLTNTPDLDERHPAFSPDGIDLAYSAVENGYSWIYRISTAAAVSTPLLVGQGERPEWSPDGKWLAGVFHPVLEESYLLFSPSNQQVLSPSALRLAGRIGKVAWSAAALSNPLPAWLSALSGNVPEPAATKPPAGTPLSAQLVDLDVNAPDPRLSSAVVQRFQALRAAVKEQSGWDFLGTLDNAVIDINTPMPPKQSLSWLRTGRAFAVSRAAVSKGWLVVLPDPIGASDYWRLYIRAAVQNGTLGEPLRDLPWDFDARTSGTPSAFNNGGQYYPEVPVGYFVDFSQLAAEFGFHRLPSDPEWRTYYFGILYWEFVCDDGLDWFSAMGELYSPYSFLTPTPIDTPTYTPTYYWGPAPTKTRTRTPTPSRTP, encoded by the coding sequence ATGGATTGCCATTCCCGGCTTTCTCCGCGCGCGGCGGGATTCGCGATCGTGGCATTGCTTGCCGCCGGCTGCGCCGCCCCGATCGTCGTGACCCGCACCGTGCCCTACGCTTCCGGGACCCCATGGGCCACGTCGACCTGCAAAAAAATCCTCTGCACCCCGGAAAGCGGCGAGACGCCCACCTGCGATCCGTGCGGAGGATCCGGCACCCTCCCCCCCGCCGGAAGCGGCCGCTCGCCGACCCCGACCGAATTCGCCGGGATGGAATTCACCCCGCCGTCCCTGCTTTCGGAGCAAGGAATGCTGGCTTTTTCGCTTCGGACAAAGGAATATTCCCATCTTTGGCTGTGGCCGATGGGCTTGCCCAATCCGATCCGCATTACCGCCAGCGACGCCAACGACCGTGATCCGGCCTTCCGGCCCGACGGCCGAGCGCTGGCCTTCGCTTCGCAAAAGGACGGGTTCTGGGACCTGTACGTTCTGGATATGGAATCCGGGACGATTCAGCGCCTGACGAATTCCCCGGAATACGAAGCCCATCCGGCATGGTCTCCGGATTCCCGCCAAGTGGCCTTTGAACGCTGCATCAACGGCCGTCTGCGCATCAGCATCCTCCGCGTCGAGGATCGGGCGCTGATGTGGCCCGGTCCGGACGGTATGGAGTCTTTCGAACCGACGTGGTCCGCCCAGGCGCGGACCATCGCCTTCACCGGACGCACCGAGGGCTTCACCGACATCTACCTGCTGAATCTGGACACCCAGCAGATCCTCAATCTGACCAACACGCCGGACCTTGACGAACGGCATCCGGCGTTCTCTCCGGACGGAATCGACCTCGCCTATTCGGCGGTGGAAAACGGCTATTCATGGATCTACCGGATCTCCACGGCGGCGGCGGTCAGCACTCCGCTCCTGGTCGGCCAAGGCGAGCGTCCCGAATGGAGTCCGGACGGTAAATGGCTGGCGGGGGTTTTCCATCCGGTGCTGGAGGAATCGTATCTGCTGTTTTCCCCCTCCAATCAGCAGGTGCTCTCCCCTTCCGCCTTGCGGCTTGCAGGGAGGATCGGAAAGGTGGCCTGGTCCGCGGCCGCGTTGTCGAACCCGCTCCCGGCTTGGCTATCCGCCCTTTCCGGGAATGTCCCCGAGCCCGCCGCAACAAAACCGCCCGCCGGCACCCCGCTCTCGGCCCAGCTTGTGGATTTGGATGTCAACGCTCCGGATCCCCGACTAAGCTCAGCCGTCGTCCAGCGTTTTCAAGCCCTGCGCGCAGCCGTCAAGGAACAGTCCGGATGGGACTTTCTCGGCACGCTGGACAACGCGGTGATCGACATCAATACCCCCATGCCGCCCAAGCAATCCCTTTCCTGGCTGCGGACGGGCCGGGCTTTTGCCGTATCGCGCGCCGCCGTCTCCAAAGGCTGGCTGGTGGTGCTGCCCGATCCGATCGGCGCCTCCGATTACTGGCGGCTGTACATCCGCGCCGCCGTGCAGAACGGAACCCTGGGCGAGCCGTTGCGCGATCTGCCGTGGGATTTCGACGCCCGCACTTCGGGAACCCCCTCGGCGTTTAACAACGGCGGTCAGTACTATCCGGAGGTTCCCGTCGGCTATTTCGTCGATTTCTCCCAGCTGGCCGCTGAGTTTGGATTCCACCGACTCCCTTCCGATCCGGAGTGGAGGACGTATTACTTCGGCATATTGTATTGGGAATTCGTCTGCGACGACGGGCTGGACTGGTTTTCCGCTATGGGCGAATTGTATTCGCCGTATTCCTTTCTCACCCCGACCCCCATCGATACGCCAACCTATACCCCCACGTATTATTGGGGACCGGCCCCCACCAAAACCCGCACCCGGACTCCCACCCCCAGCCGAACCCCTTGA
- a CDS encoding bifunctional nuclease family protein — protein sequence MIEVTVDRIQVNLVNQTRVVILREAEGERFLPIWIGQFEAEAIAMFLQEVEPARPMTHDLLKSVLGGLGARLERLEIHDLQDDVFYARLIVRIGEKQIEIDSRPSDGIAVAIRAHAPIFVAEEVMERAAAKPEADIREQGRGAAPEEGSSDKRLDVFKDFIQRLDRNDKPPEEKPAG from the coding sequence ATGATCGAAGTGACCGTGGACAGGATTCAAGTGAACCTGGTGAACCAAACCCGGGTGGTGATCCTGCGCGAGGCGGAGGGTGAACGGTTTCTTCCGATCTGGATCGGACAGTTTGAAGCTGAAGCGATCGCGATGTTCCTCCAAGAGGTGGAGCCGGCCAGACCGATGACACACGATCTGCTAAAGAGCGTCCTCGGAGGGCTGGGCGCCCGCCTGGAACGGCTGGAGATCCACGACCTGCAGGACGACGTCTTCTACGCCCGCCTGATCGTCCGCATCGGCGAGAAACAGATCGAGATCGATTCGCGGCCGTCGGACGGGATCGCCGTGGCCATCCGCGCCCACGCGCCGATTTTCGTCGCCGAGGAAGTAATGGAGCGCGCCGCCGCGAAGCCGGAAGCCGACATCCGCGAACAGGGCCGCGGGGCGGCGCCGGAAGAGGGATCCTCAGACAAGCGGTTGGACGTGTTTAAGGATTTCATCCAGCGGCTGGACCGGAACGACAAACC